CCGCTACACGCGAGGCGCGAAAACGCGACGCGAACGAGTGGGTGGATGCAATCGCGTCCGCCAACCGAGGTGGTACCGCGGGAGCCGGCTCCCGTCCTTGGATGCAGTACGGGTCCTGGGCGGAGACCGGCTCCCTCTTTCTGTTCGTCTAGTCCGATGGAAGGTGCGACTCGACCATGAGCATCACCGATCAGCTCATAACCCTGCGAGACGAGGGCCTTGCCCAGATCGCGGCGGCTGGGGACCTCGCGGCCCTTGAGTCCGTGCGCGTCTCGGTTCTCGGCAAGAAGGGTTCGCTCACGGGCATCCTCCGATCGCTGGGTACGCTTTCAGCCGAGGAGCGTCCGGCGGCCGGCAAGGTCTCGAATGAAGTGCGCGTGGCGCTGGAGTCGGCGCTCGAGGCGCGACACAGCGCTTTGGCCGCCGCCGCCCTCGAGGCGCAGATCGACGCCGGCGCGCTCGATGTGACGCTTCCAGGCCGGGCGCGACCCATCGGACGCCGACACCTCATTGAGCAGATTCGGGCAGAGATCGTGGAGGTGTTTCTCGGCCTGGGCTATCGCATCGCCGAGGGCCCCGAGGTGGAACTGGACTACTACAACTTCACCGCGCTCAATCAGCCACCCGACCATCCGGCGCGCAGCCTGCAGGACACGTTCTACGTTCGCGACCTCTCGGGAGAGCAAGCGGCGGTCGAGGGCGAGAGCGACGTTCTGCTGCGCACGCATACCAGCCCGGTCCAGATGCGTGTGATGGAGAGCCAGGAGCCGCCCATCTACGTGCTCGCGCCGGGCAAGGTCTATCGGCGCGACGTCGCGGACCCGAGCCACCTCCCGCAGTTCACCCAGATCGAGGGCCTTGTCGTCGACGAAAACATCACCTTTGGCGATTTGAAGGGCACGCTCGATCACGTGTGCAAGGCCATCTTCGGTCCCGACCGCAAGACCCGCTTCCGTCCCCACTTCTTCCCGTTCACGGAGCCCAGCGCTGAGGTCGACGTGAGCTGCGGTATCTGCGGTGGCGAAGGCTGTCGGTTCTGCAAGGGCACGGGCTGGCTTGAGATTCTCGGCTGCGGCATGGTCGACCCGAATGTGTTCGGTTACGCGGGCATCGATCCCGAGCGCTACAGCGGCTTCGCGTTCGGCCTCGGCGTCGAGCGCATCGCCGCTCTGAAGTACAACGTGCCCGATCTGCGCATGCTGCTCGAGGGTGATATGCGCTTCCTGAGGCAGTTCTAGACACTCCACTCCGCGGCAGGACGCGAAGATGCTCGTTTCTCTCAAGTGGCTCAAGGAACTG
The window above is part of the Coriobacteriia bacterium genome. Proteins encoded here:
- the pheS gene encoding phenylalanine--tRNA ligase subunit alpha, which codes for MSITDQLITLRDEGLAQIAAAGDLAALESVRVSVLGKKGSLTGILRSLGTLSAEERPAAGKVSNEVRVALESALEARHSALAAAALEAQIDAGALDVTLPGRARPIGRRHLIEQIRAEIVEVFLGLGYRIAEGPEVELDYYNFTALNQPPDHPARSLQDTFYVRDLSGEQAAVEGESDVLLRTHTSPVQMRVMESQEPPIYVLAPGKVYRRDVADPSHLPQFTQIEGLVVDENITFGDLKGTLDHVCKAIFGPDRKTRFRPHFFPFTEPSAEVDVSCGICGGEGCRFCKGTGWLEILGCGMVDPNVFGYAGIDPERYSGFAFGLGVERIAALKYNVPDLRMLLEGDMRFLRQF